CCCCGTCTTCGCCGAGATCGACAACGGCTCCACACGCGCGGTGCTGCCGCGGGCGGCCGTGGTGCAGACGCAGACGTTCATGGCGCGCGGCGCCCGCAAGCAGAAACGCGCCGTGGTGGCCAGTTTCTCGGGCGAGCCCGTGGGCCCCGGGCGGCGGGCGCTGTGGCAGGGCCGGGCCTTGCGCATCCCCCCGGTGGGGCCTTCCATCCTGCACTGCCGCGTGCTGCACGTGGACTACAGCCTCAAGGTAGGGGTGCTGGAGGCGGCCGCGCCGCGCGCTCCCGGCACCGGAAGGGCGCCCTCCCTGATGGCTCGCTCCCCCAGGTCTGCGTGGACATCCCGGGCACGTCCAAGCTGCTCCTGGAGCTGCCGCTGGTCATCGGCACCATCCCCCTGCACCCCTTCGGCAGCCGCTCGTCCAGCGTGGGCAGCCACGCCAGCTTCCTGCtggactgggggctgggggccctgCCCGAGCAGCCCGAGGGTGAGCGCCCGTCCAGCCGTGGGGGCGGGTGGGCAGAGCGCGGTGCCAGCCACTCTCCCCGAGCCCCTGCAAGTGCACGTGGGAAGTCCCACTGGCGGCCACCGCTGCTCCCAGAACCCCGCCGGAGGGCGCGCGGCCCCACAAGCAGCCCCAGGACGGGCACAAGCCAGCTCCCGGCCATTGTCCCCAATTCCGggatccctttctcttctcccagcctcaccccccccccccccaccgtctCACTTCCAGCGCCCCCCGAGTACTCAGAGGTGGTGGCAGACGAGGTGGCCGCCGGGGGCCGGAGCCCTCTGCCCCTGCCGCAGGCCCCTGACGTGAGCCTGGAAGGCCCCTTCCTCGCCTATGTCCGGGAGTTCCGATACCGCCCGCCCCCGCTGTACTCCGAGGTGAGCTGGGGGTCCGAGGAGTCCCCGTGCTCTCCCGCATCTGGGGGCCGGGACCGGCTGGGAGACACGGAGGAGTTTTAAACGGTAACAGAATTCCAGGGCCCGCCCCCGCCCTGCACCCCAGTCTGCTCTAAGCGTCTGCCCCGGCGGGGAGGGTGTTTCCGATCCTCCGGGAGCCCTGAGAGCTGATGGGACTGTGCTCCCCAGGAGGACCCAAACCCGCCACCCCGGGCCACGCGGCCGCGCTGCATGACCTGCTGAGCAGCAAGTGGATCCATCAGGGATGAGGCTGACACGTGCTTCTAGCCACCGTGGATGTGGGAGTGGCTAGAAAAAGAGCAGACCGGCCTGACTGCATTGAAGTTGGGGAAACCGAGTCTCAAAACCGGTCAGGGCTGTTCCAGCATCACACCGGACAGAGGAAAAGCCAGTCTGGAATGTGACTTATCTGGACTGGTCCTTGTAAGGCATCAAATGCCCCATGCAGGATCTGAGCAAGAGACTGTTCCACCTGTTTCTACCAGTCTGTGAACAGGGCTGGGGTCCCCCAGGAGCCTCCAGTCTGGGAGAGATACAGCCAACATAAATACTCTCAGTCTCATTGGACCAGAGGAAGGTTCCCGGAGCTGGAAGAGTCCAAAGGCATAGAAAAGGCTT
The window above is part of the Equus przewalskii isolate Varuska chromosome 20, EquPr2, whole genome shotgun sequence genome. Proteins encoded here:
- the ARRDC2 gene encoding arrestin domain-containing protein 2 isoform X2 — protein: MRLGGVRSFALELARGPGGAYRGGERLSGRVLLEAAAPLRVRALEVAARGGAATHWLEGRSVGVNAVSCDFAAAETYLRRRQLLLRDTGETTTLPPGRHEFPFSFQLPPTLVTSFEGKHGSVRYCIKATLHRPWVPARRARKVFTVIEPVDINTPALLAPQAGAREKVARSWYSNRGLVSLSAKIDRKGYTPGEVIPVFAEIDNGSTRAVLPRAAVVQTQTFMARGARKQKRAVVASFSGEPVGPGRRALWQGRALRIPPVGPSILHCRVLHVDYSLKVCVDIPGTSKLLLELPLVIGTIPLHPFGSRSSSVGSHASFLLDWGLGALPEQPEAPPEYSEVVADEVAAGGRSPLPLPQAPDVSLEGPFLAYVREFRYRPPPLYSEEDPNPPPRATRPRCMTC